The proteins below come from a single Pseudomonas chlororaphis genomic window:
- a CDS encoding elongation factor GreAB has protein sequence MNKQTVHQLILDKLRIDLDIAERAALTAYETATHEENIAENKYDTLGLEAAYLAAGQARRVEEIRQALTRCQNLSPRPYSEQRGIEVGTLIGLEDEDGRQQWLFLGPDAAGLKVSLVGQPITVITPRSPLGRGLLGKFEGDEVEIVVAGARQQFAVTEAI, from the coding sequence ATGAACAAACAGACCGTCCACCAACTGATCCTGGACAAGCTCAGGATCGATCTCGACATCGCCGAACGCGCGGCCCTGACCGCGTATGAAACCGCGACCCACGAAGAAAACATCGCCGAGAACAAATACGACACCCTCGGCCTTGAGGCCGCCTACCTCGCCGCCGGCCAGGCCAGGCGCGTGGAGGAAATCCGCCAGGCCCTCACCCGTTGCCAGAACCTTTCGCCCAGGCCCTACAGCGAGCAGCGCGGGATCGAGGTCGGTACGTTGATCGGGCTGGAAGATGAAGACGGCCGCCAGCAGTGGCTGTTCCTGGGGCCGGACGCGGCGGGGTTGAAGGTCTCGCTGGTGGGCCAGCCGATCACGGTCATCACCCCTCGCTCGCCGCTGGGCCGGGGCCTTCTGGGCAAGTTCGAAGGGGATGAAGTGGAGATTGTCGTGGCGGGCGCCCGGCAACAGTTCGCTGTCACCGAGGCGATCTAG